A part of Miscanthus floridulus cultivar M001 chromosome 6, ASM1932011v1, whole genome shotgun sequence genomic DNA contains:
- the LOC136460196 gene encoding uncharacterized protein, translated as MDQWAEEDEEEEEEEAAAAKQRKNLIFSATELIDTYHLENMANRKEYRQAKESGYDWVIRTLGHSTECYNMFRMERAVFDSLHNLLVQSYGLRSTRRMSLVESLAMFLWMLVGDIIRPLDPEFMTPHPRVRNPMFAPFFDNCIGAIDGTHIEVVVPMTELITHMNRKSKTSQNVLAICDFDLRFTFIVTGWSGSVHDMRVFKAALDKFGSLFPHPPQGKFYVVDSGFSNQPGYLAPYKGTKYHLQEYNQGPPTRVSRLEP; from the exons ATGGACCAGTGGGCAGAggaggatgaagaagaggaggaagaggaggccgCAGCAGCAAAGCAGAGGAAGAATTTGATATTCAGCGCTACAGAACTCATTGATACGTACCACCTTGAGAACATGGCAAATAGAAAAGAGTACCGACAAGCTAAAGAGAGTGGATATGATTGGGTCATCCGGACACTAGGGCATAGTACTGAATGTTACAACATGTTTAGAATGGAAAGGGCAGTGTTTGATAGCCTGCACAATTTACTAGTGCAATCATATGGATTGAGGTCGACTAGGAGGATGTCATTAGTGGAATCTTTAGCAATGTTTTTATGGATG TTGGTAGGAGACATTATTCGGCCACTAGATCCAGAGTTTATGACACCTCATCCAAGAGTACGAAATCCAATGTTTGCTCCGTTCTTTGACAATTGCATTGGAGCCATTGATGGAACACATATAGAGGTGGTCGTGCCAATGACAGAGCTCATCACACACATGAACCGAAAATCAAAGACCAGTCAGAATGTGCTAGCAATTTGTGATTTTGACTTGAGATTCACCTTTATTGTTACTGGGTGGTCTGGGTCGGTTCATGACATGAGGGTATTCAAGGCAGCACTTGACAAATTTGGAAGCCTCTTCCCACATCCTCCCCAAG GGAAGTTTTATGTGGTGGACTCGGGTTTCTCTAACCAGCCTGGTTATCTTGCACCGTACAAAGGTACAAAGTACCATTTACAGGAGTACAACCAAGGTCCACCAACAAGAG
- the LOC136457592 gene encoding leucine-rich repeat extensin-like protein 3 — translation MRGAVFLALLAAAAAAVFGGAAAAAASEGRPTAAVEVDPSWRFSSRRLRDAYVALQTWKRQAIFSDPYNLTADWVGPGVCNYTGVYCAPLPSASGPDRRGALAVAGVDLNHGDIAGFLPPELGLLADLALLHLNSNRFCGVLPHALRRLRLLHELDLSNNRFVGPFPDVVLDLPALRFLDLRFNDFEGAVPARLFDRPLDAIFLNHNRLRFQLPDNFGNSPASVVVLAHNTFGGCLPASVANMSGTLNEILLINNGLTSCFPPEIGLLRELTVLDVSFNQLAGPLPPELTLMRKLEQLDVAHNLLTGAIPPGICDLPRLKNFTFAYNFFTGEPPACARVVPRDSDRSNCLPNRPAQRTPQQCAAFYARPPVNCAAFHCKPFVPPMPPPRLPSPPPPMLPSPPPPMLPSPPPPMLPPPPPPSPPPPSPPPPSPPPPLPSPPPPSPPLPSPPPPPPLLPSPPPPSPLLHSPPPPSSLPPAPVYHPPPQCPPCPVLPPPPPCTPTHPWPPPPPYYPGPLPPTYPVRYASPPPPQQHHP, via the coding sequence ATGAGAGGAGCCGTCTTCCTGGCGCTCctggccgccgctgccgccgccgtcttcggcggcgcggcggcggcggcggcttccgagggccggccgacggcggcggtggaggtggaCCCGTCGTGGCGGTTCTCGAGCCGGCGCCTGCGGGACGCGTACGTCGCGCTGCAGACGTGGAAGCGGCAGGCCATCTTCTCCGACCCCTACAACCTCACCGCCGACTGGGTCGGCCCGGGGGTCTGCAACTACACGGGCGTCTACTGCGCGCCGCTCCCCTCCGCCTCCGGCCCCGACCGCCGCGGCGCGCTCGCCGTCGCCGGGGTCGACCTCAACCACGGCGACATCGCGGGGTTCCTCCCGCCCGAGCTCGGCCTCCTCGCCGACCTCGCCCTGCTCCACCTCAACTCCAACCGCTTCTGCGGCGTCCTCCCGCACGcgctccgccgcctccgcctcctccacGAGCTCGACCTCAGCAACAACCGCTTCGTCGGCCCGTTCCCGGACGTCGTGCTCGACCTCCCGGCGCTCCGCTTCCTCGACCTCCGGTTCAACGACTTCGAGGGCGCCGTGccggcccgcctcttcgaccgcCCGCTCGACGCCATCTTCCTCAACCACAACCGCCTCCGCTTCCAGCTCCCCGACAACTTCGGCAACTCGCCGGCGTCCGTCGTCGTCCTCGCGCACAACACATTTGGCGGATGCCTCCCGGCGAGCGTCGCCAACATGTCCGGGACGCTTAACGAGATCCTGCTCATCAACAACGGCCTCACCTCCTGCTTCCCGCCGGAGATCGGCCTGCTGCGGGAGCTCACCGTGCTCGACGTCAGCTTCAACCAGCTCGCCGGCCCGCTGCCGCCGGAGCTCACACTGATGAGGAAGCTCGAGCAGCTGGACGTCGCGCACAACCTGCTCACCGGCGCGATACCGCCGGGGATATGCGACCTGCCGCGCCTCAAGAACTTCACGTTCGCCTACAACTTCTTCACGGGCGAGCCGCCGGCGTGCGCGCGCGTCGTGCCGCGGGACAGCGACCGGAGCAATTGCCTGCCCAACCGCCCCGCGCAGCGGACGCCGCAGCAGTGCGCCGCGTTCTACGCCCGCCCACCTGTCAACTGCGCCGCGTTCCACTGCAAGCCGTTCGTCCCGCCAATGCCGCCGCCGCGGCTCCCATCACCACCGCCGCCAATGCTCCCATCACCTCCCCCGCCGATGCTCCCATCACCGCCCCCGCCGATGCTTCCACCACCACCCCCGCCTTCGCCACCtccaccatcgccgccgccgccgtctccacCTCCGCCACTTCCGTCTCCTCCGCCGCCATCACCACCGCTgccctcaccaccaccaccacctccactgctgccgtcaccaccaccaccatcaccactgcTGCATTCcccacctccaccatcctcgcTCCCTCCCGCGCCAGTCTACCACCCACCACCACAGTGCCCGCCATGCCCCGttctgccgccaccgccgccgtgcaCTCCAACGCATCCATGGCCTCCGCCACCACCATATTACCCCGGTCCATTGCCACCCACATACCCTGTCCGATATGCATCACCTCCTCCCCCACAGCAGCACCATCCATAG